A stretch of DNA from Rhodospirillaceae bacterium:
CTGGACACATGGTTATTGTTTCACTGTAGTTGACTTGGTGAATTTTGGGCAAACCAGAGTGGAATTAAGGGGAGTATTTGCTGAAAAGGGAGGGACGAAAATGCGGCCAAAAATGCAAAAGATATGACAATTTTCTGAAACGAACCCAACACGCCCCTACTCCACCACGATCCCATCCCAATATTTATCATACGCCCGACGCACCGCTGCCTCGTCGTCGCCGGGGTTCAGATGTTTGTAGAGGAAGACGAGGAGTTTTTTATCGAGGGTCGATAAAGTTTTCCTGTTGGGTGCACCATTAGATGTTTCGAAAAATAGGCTGTTCCGAACAAATGCATTGTCATTCACCGGGCCAAGTACTTGAGTAAGCTCTTCTAATAAAATTGAATAAAAATATTTTTGTGGAAACTCTGGATTAATCCAAATAGACCCGGACACAATAGAACCATCGTCTTCAAATAATATACAGCCTGCTCCGGCGTGTAATTTTGCCTGCTCTTTGGTCAGGCAAAAATCCTCACCATATTCTTTTATAAAATCTTTAAATGGCTCGAAGTGCACAAAAATTAATGCATTATTGCTACTGTGTTTAAGATAAAAGTTGGTCCCAGCGAAAACATTATTAAGTTGCTGAATCGCCACCTTTAATAGCGTCTCATGTGTCCTAACTTTATGAAACACTTGAACAGAGACTGGTGATTTCCACCTATTAACTTTTGGCCAACGCTCGCCAAATTCAACTTCAAGAAGTGTGGTACGTACATACTCCCATTGCCTCAAGGGCTTTAAGAGCGCCCAATCAACAAGCCAGCTTACAGTGATGAAAATAAAGACAATACCAACCGCAGAGATTCGTATATTCATGCTGTAAGGTCGTCTTTCAAGCTACTTTTTTATATTAGAAACTCAATATAAATACCTGTAATAAGTTATACACGACGTTACTCTCTTTTACATGTTAAAATCGTCAAACCCAGGGAAAGAATTTTTAAGATTTAAAGGCTTACCGCCGACGCCTTTCTTTTTTAGCATTTGTCTTCCGCGTCCTTTCTTTATCTGCTTCTTCGCCTTTTGCTCAGCCTTATTCCCTAATTCAGGTGTCGGAAGGTTTCTAAATTTATCCTGGCTAACCGTTGGGGAGTTCTTTGGCGCTGTATTCTTCCGTCGTTTCTCTTCGCGCGCCTTTTCTTCGATCTGTCGAATGGTGCCGTCTAAAAGAGTTCGGCCTCGGTGATCTTTGTTTTCAAGATGGCTCTCCGCAC
This window harbors:
- a CDS encoding DUF2927 domain-containing protein, with translation MNIRISAVGIVFIFITVSWLVDWALLKPLRQWEYVRTTLLEVEFGERWPKVNRWKSPVSVQVFHKVRTHETLLKVAIQQLNNVFAGTNFYLKHSSNNALIFVHFEPFKDFIKEYGEDFCLTKEQAKLHAGAGCILFEDDGSIVSGSIWINPEFPQKYFYSILLEELTQVLGPVNDNAFVRNSLFFETSNGAPNRKTLSTLDKKLLVFLYKHLNPGDDEAAVRRAYDKYWDGIVVE